One genomic window of Nakamurella panacisegetis includes the following:
- a CDS encoding C40 family peptidase, whose protein sequence is MRLILATHDQTTRVRRFRRSKALFVGVAVTFGVALAGAVPASATPATTPAPPSNSSDAKAAWENSSHQAEIAAEQVNGAKEAQAKAEKAAQQAGDELTTAKNIAATSQKSAAAAAANVASYQAKLDAFANASFRGANLSQFSVILTAQSADDFLDESTVVNRVAEDTQKTLKDAVAAKNTAASAKAQADAAEVAAETAKTRADAAKVAADTAAATATSKKATLDAAAANYKKLYEKLSAKEKADAAAAAAQARQQSLQLQAEAQAAAAAQAAAAKQAPSATSSNSSSSSASSPASSASSAGSSATTASSSASSPVTGGGDAAGRAAAAFALQQVGKAYVYAGDGPSAYDCSGLTTAAWASAGVSIPRTSYEQANFPSVPLDQLQPGDLVTYYSPVSHVAIYIGNGQVVSAADEQLGIVIRSVDRAGPDATGHRVPRG, encoded by the coding sequence GTGCGCCTCATCTTGGCGACGCACGACCAAACCACGCGTGTCCGGAGATTCCGCCGGAGCAAGGCTCTTTTCGTCGGTGTCGCCGTCACCTTCGGTGTCGCGCTGGCCGGGGCAGTCCCCGCCTCTGCGACGCCAGCCACCACCCCGGCCCCGCCGAGCAACTCCAGTGACGCAAAGGCGGCCTGGGAGAACAGTTCCCACCAGGCCGAGATCGCGGCCGAGCAGGTGAACGGTGCCAAGGAGGCCCAGGCGAAGGCCGAGAAGGCCGCCCAGCAGGCCGGCGACGAGCTGACGACCGCGAAGAACATCGCGGCCACGTCACAGAAGTCAGCCGCGGCCGCCGCTGCGAATGTTGCGTCCTACCAGGCCAAGCTCGACGCGTTCGCGAACGCGAGTTTCCGCGGTGCGAACCTCAGCCAGTTCAGCGTCATCCTCACCGCGCAGTCGGCCGATGACTTCCTCGACGAGTCCACGGTCGTGAACCGGGTCGCCGAAGACACCCAGAAGACGCTGAAGGATGCCGTCGCCGCCAAGAACACCGCGGCCAGCGCGAAGGCCCAGGCTGACGCCGCCGAGGTCGCCGCCGAGACCGCGAAGACCAGGGCCGACGCGGCCAAGGTCGCGGCTGACACCGCCGCCGCCACCGCGACCAGCAAGAAGGCAACGCTCGACGCCGCCGCGGCCAACTACAAGAAGCTCTACGAAAAGCTCTCGGCGAAGGAGAAGGCCGACGCCGCCGCCGCGGCCGCGCAGGCCCGTCAGCAATCCCTCCAGTTGCAGGCCGAGGCCCAGGCCGCCGCCGCGGCCCAGGCGGCCGCCGCGAAGCAGGCGCCGTCCGCGACGTCCAGCAACTCGTCGTCCAGTTCCGCCAGCTCGCCCGCAAGTTCCGCGAGTTCGGCCGGCTCCTCCGCGACGACCGCCAGCAGTTCGGCTTCCAGCCCCGTCACCGGTGGCGGTGACGCCGCGGGTCGTGCCGCCGCCGCGTTCGCTCTGCAGCAGGTCGGCAAGGCCTATGTCTACGCCGGTGACGGGCCGAGCGCGTACGACTGCTCGGGCCTGACCACCGCCGCGTGGGCCTCGGCCGGCGTCAGCATTCCGCGGACCAGCTACGAGCAGGCGAACTTCCCCTCGGTCCCGCTCGATCAGCTGCAGCCGGGTGACCTGGTCACCTACTACTCGCCGGTCAGCCACGTGGCCATCTACATCGGCAACGGACAGGTTGTCAGTGCCGCCGACGAGCAGCTGGGCATCGTGATCCGCTCGGTTGATCGGGCCGGCCCCGACGCCACCGGTCACCGCGTCCCCCGGGGCTGA
- a CDS encoding glycosyltransferase family 4 protein → MRRTLLVTNDFPPRAGGIQSYVQALAVRMPAADLVVYAPAWAGAEEFDAAQDFEVVRHPSSLMLPVPSVARRAKKLIERHRLEAVWFGAAAPLALLTPTLRRAGIVRAVASTHGHEVGWSMLPGSRQALRAIGREVDVVTFVSRYARRRIAAALGPTAALEYLPAGVDTTVFRPDPGARTRVRSALGLGQRPVVACISRLVARKGQDMLIRALPGVLESVPDAVLLVVGGGPDADALRRLADDVGVAENVTFVGSVPWPELPAHYAAADVFAMPCRTRGGGLDVEGLGIVFLEASAMQLPVVAGDSGGAPEAVLPGRTGLVVGGRDVDGIAQAISGLLLDRERSARMGAAGREWITERWNWQRSADRLADLLSR, encoded by the coding sequence GTGCGTAGAACCTTGCTCGTCACCAATGACTTCCCACCCCGAGCCGGCGGCATCCAGTCCTACGTACAGGCCCTGGCCGTGCGGATGCCGGCGGCGGACCTGGTCGTCTACGCCCCGGCCTGGGCCGGAGCCGAGGAGTTCGACGCGGCCCAGGACTTCGAGGTCGTCCGGCACCCGAGCTCGCTGATGCTGCCGGTGCCGTCGGTGGCCCGCCGGGCCAAGAAGCTGATCGAACGTCACCGACTGGAGGCGGTCTGGTTCGGCGCCGCGGCCCCGCTGGCCCTGCTGACCCCGACTTTGCGTCGGGCCGGCATCGTGCGGGCCGTGGCCAGCACCCACGGACACGAGGTCGGGTGGTCCATGCTGCCCGGATCCCGGCAGGCCCTGCGGGCGATCGGGCGGGAGGTGGACGTGGTGACATTCGTCAGCCGGTACGCGCGCCGCCGGATCGCGGCGGCGCTCGGGCCGACCGCGGCCCTTGAGTATCTGCCGGCCGGGGTCGACACCACCGTCTTCCGGCCCGATCCGGGGGCCAGGACGAGGGTCAGGTCCGCCCTCGGCCTGGGCCAACGGCCGGTCGTCGCCTGCATCTCCCGACTGGTCGCCCGCAAGGGGCAGGACATGCTGATCCGTGCCCTGCCCGGGGTGCTCGAGTCCGTCCCCGACGCGGTGCTGCTGGTCGTCGGGGGTGGACCGGACGCCGACGCGCTCCGCCGACTGGCCGACGACGTCGGCGTGGCCGAGAACGTGACCTTCGTCGGTAGCGTGCCCTGGCCGGAGCTACCCGCCCACTACGCCGCGGCGGATGTGTTCGCCATGCCGTGCCGGACTCGCGGTGGAGGCCTGGACGTCGAAGGCCTCGGCATCGTGTTCCTGGAAGCTTCGGCCATGCAACTGCCGGTGGTGGCGGGTGACTCCGGAGGTGCGCCGGAGGCGGTACTGCCCGGTCGGACCGGGTTGGTCGTCGGCGGCCGTGACGTCGACGGGATCGCCCAGGCCATTAGCGGCCTGCTCCTGGACCGCGAACGTTCGGCCCGGATGGGCGCCGCGGGACGGGAATGGATCACCGAGCGGTGGAACTGGCAGCGCAGCGCCGACCGCCTGGCCGACCTGCTCAGCCGATGA
- a CDS encoding metallophosphoesterase family protein — MRVSFVSDVHGNIEALARAAEQAEQLVVLGDLLDYVDYHDHGNGILGAIFGSDKVRQFAAMRVAGDFPALRDYNHRLWASLDDGPAVLAEVVDRRYRAVYQAVGPEALLILGNVDVQSAWEESVGHLLPNRDGQVVEVAGRRFGFVAGGSSRPGLVPRPSEQAWRPLVRPAVEFQAALASLGPVDVLCSHIPPDLVALRYDRVPGRLEMYGPSLLEAIDEHQPDFALFGHVHQPLARRQRRGRTECINVGHFQRHPVTFDIEFD; from the coding sequence GTGAGGGTTTCGTTCGTATCCGACGTGCACGGCAACATCGAGGCTCTGGCCCGCGCGGCCGAGCAGGCCGAACAGCTGGTGGTGCTGGGGGATCTGCTCGACTACGTCGACTACCACGATCACGGGAACGGCATCCTGGGGGCGATCTTCGGCTCGGACAAGGTCCGGCAGTTCGCCGCCATGCGGGTGGCCGGGGACTTCCCGGCCCTGCGCGACTACAACCATCGCCTCTGGGCCTCCCTTGACGATGGGCCCGCCGTCCTGGCCGAGGTCGTCGACCGGCGCTATCGGGCGGTCTACCAGGCCGTGGGTCCGGAGGCGTTGCTGATCCTGGGGAACGTGGATGTCCAGTCGGCATGGGAGGAATCGGTCGGTCACCTGCTGCCCAACCGCGACGGTCAGGTCGTCGAGGTGGCCGGCCGCCGATTCGGCTTCGTGGCCGGCGGCTCGTCCCGGCCGGGCCTCGTTCCGCGTCCCTCGGAGCAGGCCTGGCGTCCTCTGGTCCGGCCGGCCGTCGAGTTCCAGGCAGCGTTGGCATCGCTCGGGCCGGTCGACGTGCTCTGCTCGCACATTCCGCCGGATCTGGTCGCCCTGCGGTACGACCGGGTTCCCGGACGGCTGGAGATGTACGGCCCGTCGCTGCTCGAGGCGATCGACGAGCACCAGCCGGACTTCGCCCTGTTCGGGCATGTGCATCAGCCGCTGGCCCGGCGGCAGCGCCGCGGGCGAACCGAATGCATCAACGTCGGGCACTTCCAGCGTCATCCGGTGACGTTCGACATCGAATTCGACTGA
- a CDS encoding SRPBCC family protein, translating into MADSSTASLTMNAPAGAIMDVIADFTAYPEWTGAVKNAEVTDPGKGPRARRVKFGLDAGLIKDTYELEYTWASDGMSVSWELVSGMLQKAQHGSYRLRPVDGGTEVTYSLTVQLNVPLIGPLRRKAERTIMDTALKELRKRVEKA; encoded by the coding sequence ATGGCCGACTCTTCCACCGCATCGCTGACCATGAATGCGCCGGCGGGCGCGATCATGGATGTCATCGCCGACTTCACCGCCTACCCGGAATGGACCGGGGCCGTGAAGAACGCCGAGGTGACCGATCCGGGAAAGGGGCCGCGCGCCCGGCGGGTGAAGTTCGGACTGGACGCCGGGCTGATCAAGGACACCTACGAACTCGAGTACACCTGGGCCTCTGACGGCATGTCGGTCAGCTGGGAACTGGTCTCCGGAATGCTGCAGAAGGCCCAGCACGGGTCCTACCGGTTGCGTCCGGTCGACGGCGGAACCGAGGTCACCTATTCGCTGACCGTGCAGCTGAACGTCCCCCTGATCGGCCCGCTGCGCCGCAAGGCGGAGCGCACCATCATGGACACCGCCCTCAAGGAGCTGCGCAAACGAGTCGAGAAGGCGTGA
- a CDS encoding ArsA family ATPase: MSDTIERPAVRPATRTRIVLHTGKGGVGKTTMSAATALAAARAGHRTLLLSTDPAHSIGDVLDLEIGSDAAPVNGVDGLFAAQVDTRGRFEEAWADIRGYLVGVLAARGVSELQAEELTVLPGADEIIALLEVHRRALEGQFDVIVVDCAPSGESLRLLALPETIRFYADRLMGAPARLMRSLAAGFAGLTGGRASSGPSAAQVSDALTGLLDDLADARAMLADPAVTRIRVVVTPERVVINEARRLLTGLALHGFAVESVLVNRMLPEIAVGGEFMAAWYAAQQACRPLIEESFGRLPLRQVRLSAVEPIGLSMLEDVAAQLFDELDPIPEAAPAPSLRTDGSDGRYRLLIDLPLAERSAVGLSRAGDDLVITIGPLRRRISLPSTLQRCRTVGASFSGDTLVVEFVPDLDRWPAALSEPLTRRSTSPTDHPWSEGRPASQSRSGEPRTGVTADLAGAS, encoded by the coding sequence GTGAGCGACACGATCGAACGGCCGGCCGTCCGGCCCGCGACCAGGACCCGGATCGTCCTGCACACCGGCAAGGGGGGTGTCGGGAAGACGACGATGTCAGCCGCGACCGCCCTCGCGGCGGCCCGCGCCGGACACCGGACGCTCCTGCTGTCCACCGACCCGGCGCACAGCATCGGGGACGTCCTGGACCTCGAGATCGGATCCGACGCCGCACCGGTGAACGGGGTGGACGGACTCTTCGCCGCCCAGGTCGACACCCGCGGCCGGTTCGAAGAGGCGTGGGCGGACATCCGTGGTTACCTGGTCGGGGTGCTGGCCGCCCGCGGGGTGTCTGAACTGCAGGCCGAGGAACTCACCGTGCTGCCCGGTGCGGACGAGATCATCGCCTTGCTGGAGGTACACCGCCGTGCCCTCGAGGGCCAGTTCGACGTGATCGTCGTCGACTGCGCACCGTCGGGAGAATCGTTGCGGCTGCTGGCCCTGCCCGAGACCATCCGCTTCTACGCCGACCGCCTGATGGGTGCGCCGGCCCGATTGATGAGGTCGCTGGCCGCCGGATTCGCCGGGCTGACAGGCGGTCGAGCGAGTTCCGGCCCGTCGGCGGCCCAGGTCTCGGATGCCTTGACCGGGCTGCTGGACGACCTGGCGGACGCCAGGGCGATGCTGGCCGACCCCGCCGTCACCCGGATCCGGGTGGTGGTGACACCGGAGCGAGTGGTGATCAACGAGGCCCGGCGGCTGCTGACCGGACTGGCGCTGCACGGATTCGCGGTGGAGTCGGTGCTGGTGAACCGGATGCTCCCGGAGATCGCCGTCGGCGGGGAGTTCATGGCCGCCTGGTATGCCGCCCAGCAGGCCTGCCGACCGTTGATCGAGGAGTCCTTCGGCCGGCTGCCGCTGCGTCAGGTCCGCCTGTCGGCCGTCGAGCCGATCGGTTTGTCGATGCTGGAAGATGTTGCCGCGCAACTGTTCGACGAGCTTGATCCGATTCCCGAAGCGGCCCCGGCACCCAGTCTCCGGACCGACGGCAGCGACGGCCGGTACCGGCTGCTGATCGATCTGCCGTTGGCCGAGCGGAGCGCCGTTGGCCTCAGCCGGGCCGGCGACGACCTGGTGATCACCATCGGGCCGCTGCGCCGACGCATCAGCCTGCCGTCCACCCTTCAACGCTGCCGCACCGTCGGGGCCAGCTTCTCCGGGGACACCCTGGTGGTGGAGTTCGTCCCCGATCTCGATCGGTGGCCGGCCGCGCTGTCCGAACCGTTGACCAGGCGTTCGACCTCACCTACGGACCATCCATGGTCGGAGGGCCGGCCCGCGTCCCAGAGCCGTTCGGGTGAGCCTCGAACCGGCGTCACGGCCGATCTGGCCGGTGCCTCGTGA